Proteins encoded within one genomic window of Humulus lupulus chromosome 1, drHumLupu1.1, whole genome shotgun sequence:
- the LOC133782330 gene encoding uncharacterized protein LOC133782330 isoform X1: MPSPDKWPDTGLNPIHPPTETILPGRPKKSRNKEADEPPPTTATKARRVGQVNHCSNCKQTGHSRVTCKNATMEPARQKKRGRPPSQNPTTETIKRKERAKRQKQRNGGSTSQTN; the protein is encoded by the exons ATGCCTAGCCCAGATAAGTGGCCTGACACTGGTCTGAATCCGATACATCCTCCAACAGAGACAATTTTACCTGGAAGGCCTAAAAAGTCTAGAAACAAAGAGGCAGATGAACCACCACCTACTACTGCAACAAAGGCTAGGAGAGTTGGCCAAGTTAATCACTGCAGCAATTGTAAGCAAACAGGCCATTCACGAGTAACATGCAAGAATGCAACTATGGAG CCTGCAAGGCAAAAAAAGAGAGGAAGACCACCATCTCAGAATCCTACTACTGAAACTATTAAAAGGAAGGAGCGAGCTAAGAGACAGAAGCAAAGGAATGGTGGTTCCACATCTCAGACCAACTAA
- the LOC133782330 gene encoding uncharacterized protein LOC133782330 isoform X2 gives MPSPDKWPDTGLNPIHPPTETILPGRPKKSRNKEADEPPPTTATKARRVGQVNHCSNCKQTGHSRVTCKNATMEVILVHACKAKKERKTTISESYY, from the exons ATGCCTAGCCCAGATAAGTGGCCTGACACTGGTCTGAATCCGATACATCCTCCAACAGAGACAATTTTACCTGGAAGGCCTAAAAAGTCTAGAAACAAAGAGGCAGATGAACCACCACCTACTACTGCAACAAAGGCTAGGAGAGTTGGCCAAGTTAATCACTGCAGCAATTGTAAGCAAACAGGCCATTCACGAGTAACATGCAAGAATGCAACTATGGAGGTAATCTTGGTACACG CCTGCAAGGCAAAAAAAGAGAGGAAGACCACCATCTCAGAATCCTACTACTGA